The Flavobacterium sp. IMCC34852 genome contains the following window.
TCACCAATACGATTCCTAGAGGCAAAGTCAGAGCACCAAAAACTGTTACCCCAGTTAAAGTTGCTTCAACGGAAGACTTAAAAGCCAAACTGGAACAAGCCAAAAAAAACATAGCTGAGTTAGAAAGCCTTCCGCCAAATAGTTATTTCACCCATCCTTTTTTTGGCAATTTGAATCTGAAAGCTACCATTTGGTTTCTGAAATTGCATACCAAACACCATTTAAGAATCGTTAACGACATCATAAACAAAGGATAATATTCAAAAAAGATTGTCCTTTTTTTATACATTTACGCCCAACAAAAACTTTACTTCATGAACAAAAAGATTATACTTTTCGTTAGTTTATTCGTGGCTTTAACTACTCAAGCCCAATTAAAAAAAATAACGTTAGACGAAGCCGTATTGCAACAAGGTCGAGCTTTCAGAGCCGATGGCTTAACCGGTTTTCAGTGGATTCCGAATACGAACAAATACGTATTCTATACCGATACTTGGACCAAAATGAAGTCGGCTTCCACAACCAACGATACCGCTGTAGAATTGGTCTCTTTGGCTGACATCAATACCGCATTGGGCACCAAACTAAGAAACTTCTTCGGATTGCAATGGATTGATTCCAACACTTTTATGGTAACTGAAAACGGTAAATATTACCAATATAATGTAACCACTAAAACCGGAAAACAAACATTGCAAGCGCCTGAGACTGCAGAAAACAATACATTCGACAGCAATAAAACTAACTTGGCTTTCACCGAAGAAAACAATCTGTTTATTCTAAACAGTAAAGGCGAAAAAGTAGCGGTAACCAACGAAACCAACAAAGGCATCGTATCCGGACAATCAATTGCTCGTAACGAATTCGGGATTAGCAATGGTATTTTCTGGTCGCCTAAATCCAATTATTTGGCTTTCTACCAAAAAGACGAAACAGAAGTAGCCGATTATCCTTTATTAGACATCACCGAAACACCGGGTAAATTAGTCAACATCAAATACCCGATGATTGGTCAAAAAAGTGAAAAACCACGTGTTGGAATTTACAATTTGACCAACGGAAAAACAGTTTTCATCACACCAAGAGGTAACCAAGATGACTATTTAACCAACTTGTCATGGACACCGGATGAAAAATACGTTTTGATAGCCGAACTGAATCGCGGTCAAAATGATATGAATCTAAATCTGTATGACGCCAATACCGGCGCTTTCATCAGAACCATTTTAAACGAAAAAAATCCACGTTGGGTTGAACCGGAACATGATGCTTTCTTCCCGAATGCGAAGTCCAACAACTTTGTTTGGTTCAGCGAAAAAGACGGTTTTCAAAACCTTTATTACTACACTATCGAAGGCAAATTGATCAAACAATTGACCAATAATCCATTCGTGGTAAAAGATATTATCGGAACCAATACTGCCGGAACCGAAATTTATTTCAAAGCCACCGGTCCAAATCCGACGAATATGTTGGTTTACAAAGTCGATTTAAAAGGCAAACAAACCTTAATTACCAAAGACCAAGGGGTTCACAATGTGATTCCGAGTAGCGATGGAAATTGGTTTTTTGACGAATTTTCCAATCACGATACGCCGTCGAAATCCTTGTTGTATGACAAAAGCTTGAAAGCCAAAACGCTTTTGGTGAGTAAAAACAAATACGAAGGTTACGAAATCGGTACAGCCGAAATAAAAACCATCAAAGCCGCCGACGGAACTACCGATTTATACACGCGTTTGATTAAGCCGAGTAACTTTGACCCAACAAAAAAATACCCGGTATTGGTTTACGTTTACGGCGGACCGCATGCACAAATGATTACCAATTCCTATTTAGACGGTGCCAATTTATGGATGTATTGGATGGCGGAACAAGGTTATTTGGTATTCACCGTAGACAACAGAGGTTCTGACAATAGAGGTTTTGCTTTTGAAAGCATCATCCACGCCAATTTAGGCAACAACGAAATGGATGACCAATTAAAAGGGGTCGATTATTTAAAATCGCTTCCTTATGTTGACGGTAATCGCTTGGCAGTTCACGGTTGGAGTTACGGAGGATTCATGACAACTTCTTTGATGCTGCGCAAAGCCGATACGTTTAAAGTGGGCGTTGCCGGCGGACCGGTAATCGATTGGAAATGGTACGAAGTGATGTATGGAGAGCGTTACATGGATACACCAACCGAAAACCCTAAAGGATTTGAAGAAAATACCGTATACAATTATGTAAAGAACCTAAAAGGAAAATTGCTTTTAATCCACGGAACCAACGATGATGTGGTTGTTGAACAACACAATTTATCTTTAGTCAAAAAGTTCGTAGAAGCCGGAAAACAGGTAGATTATTTCCCTTACCCTATGCACAAACACAATGTAACCGGCAAAGACCGCGTGCATTTGATTCAAAAAGTACTGAATTATGTGATTGAAAATAATAAGTAGGAGCTAATCCCGCTTTCCGCTATATCTTTTTCGTCAGTTAGAATACAGTGACAAGCGAATAAAGAGAAGACGAAAAAGGATGCCGCTCCAAATGCGAAGCATTCTCTGAACACCGATAACAAATGTTAAATTAGTGAAGTAATCGGGGCTAAAAAAAATCCCAAACCTGAACAATAATCATTGGAACCTGCCTGCCGGCAGGCAGGTTTGGGATTTTTTATTTGTGATTAAAACTATTAAGTTTTCTGTGGTTTCTTTCTAGCCGCCGGAAACAACACATTATTTAAAATCAAACGGAAACCCGGTGAAGTTGGATGCAAGTCGAGAACTGTTGGCTCATCGCCTACTCGATGCTGGTAATCCTCAGGATCATGACCGCCATAGAAAGTAAAAAATCCTTTTCCTTTTTGACCATGAATGTAACGCGCTTCGTCATTCAATTCGTTTTTACCCAACGTCAACACATTGGATTTAATCAAATTGCTGTCGAAAGAAGTAGTTTGACCCATAAAACCTTTCACCAATTGCGTGTGGTTTTGGCACAACATACTCGGGATCACATCCCATTTGGCAGAAAACTCCATTAAGGTGAAATAATCTTTTTCAAACGGAATTCGTCGTTTCTCTGTCATGTCAATATCCGAAAACTCGTAGTGTTCCGGTTTTCTGTCTAAAATAAAATTCTTGAAGGCAAACGTTTTGTTGTAGTCAATTTGAGATTGGTAATTCGCATCGCTGTTATCGCCGTCAAACATCGGTTCGCAAATATCAACACCTTCAGCAGCCAATGCAATATCAAAACTATCTGTGGCCGAACACATCGCGAACATAAAACCGCCTCCGATTACAAAATCTCGTATTTTTTTGGCCACAGCCAATTTCTCTTGAGAAACTTTAGGAAAACCTAATTTGGCTGCCAACGCTTCGGCATCTTTCTTTTGTTCGATATACCAAGGCGCATTTCGGTATGCTCCGTAAAATTTTCCGTATTGTCCGGTGAAATCCTCGTGGTGTAAGTGCAGCCAATCGTATAGAATCAATTGATCGCTCAAGACTTCTTCATCATAAACTACTTTAAACGGAATTTCTGCATAGGTCAACACCATTGTCACGGCATCATCCCAAGGTTGTTTTCCGGGTGGCGAATAAACTGCAATTTTGGGTGCCTTTTCTAAAACTACCGTTTCCATATTTTGAGACGGACTCGATATTTCTTCCAAAATCGATTGCATTTCTCCATCAGTTACCACTTCAAAACTCACGCCTCTGATTTGACATTCTTTGCGAATTTCAGGCACATCGGGCAATAAAAAAGAACCGCCTCGGTAGTTGAGCAACCAACTCGCTTTGTACTGTTTGTCTAAAGCCCAATAGGTAATCCCGTAGGCTTTGAGGTGATTTTTCTGCGCTACTTCATCCATCGGCAATAATAAAAAATTCGCCTTAACGGAAAAGGAAAGCAGTATAAAGAAAATATAAAGTGACTTTTTAAACATTTTAAGTAATATTACCACCCAAAGATAACAGATTTACTGTGAACTAAATCATAAAAAAAATCCCGAGATTAATCGGGATAGTATTTTAAAAAGGAACATCACTGTCATCGTCATTGGAATTGATATTACTTCCGAAGGCTTCATTCGCTGATGGGAGATTTTTCGTGAAAAACGGATTGTCATCGCTGTTCATTCGGGAAGGCAAATCGTCAAATCCGCCGCCGTATTCTTCTAAGTTGTCAAACTTACCAAGGTTTCCGATGAATTTCAGACGGATATTTTCTAACGATCCATTTCTGTGTTTCGCAATAATGAATTCGGCCTGACCGGCAGTTGGTGATTGTTCATCATCATCCCATTCATCAATTTTATAGTATTCCGGGCGGTAAATAAACGATACAATATCGGCATCTTGCTCAATCGCACCGGATTCACGTAAGTCGGATAACAAAGGCCTTTTGCTCGAACCACGGGTTTCAACAGCACGCGATAACTGTGATAACGCAATAACCGGCACTTCCAATTCTTTGGCTAAGGCTTTTAAGTTTCTGGAAATGGTGGAGATTTCCTGCTCACGATTGCCGCCGCCTTTACCATTGCTGCCACCTGCGGTCATCAATTGAAGGTAGTCGACTATAATCATCTTGATGCCGTGTTGAGACGACAGACGTCTTGCTTTGGCTCTTAAATCGAAGATAGAAAGCGATGGCGTATCGTCAATATACAATGGGGCTTTTTCTAGGTCTTTTACTTTGGTAGACAATTGCTCCCATTCATGTTTTTCTAACTTTCCGGTTCTTAGTTTTTCTGAAGACAAACCGGTTTCTGAAGAAATCAAACGGGTGATTAATTGCACGGATGACATCTCCAAAGAAAACAAGGCTACAGGATGACCAAAATCAATGGCCATATTACGCGCCATCGACAATACAAAAGCAGTTTTACCCATACCCGGACGCGCTGCAATGATAATTAAATCTGAGGGTTGCCAACCGGAAGTGACTTTGTCCAGCTTTTCAAAACCGGTAGCCACACCACTTAATCCTTCTTTATTAGCGATTTCTTCGATTCGCTTTTTGGCTTGGATGACCAAACTTTGTGCGGTTTCCGAGCTGCGTTTGATATTGCCTTGGGTTACTTCGTATAGTTTGGATTCGGCTTTGTCTAGTAAATCAAATACATCGGTAGATTCGTCATAAGATTCTTCAATGATTTCGGAAGAAA
Protein-coding sequences here:
- a CDS encoding DinB family protein gives rise to the protein MTTLQELLQQIESHIPQFEKMNPAVSQSTVGWQLDHSLLVINGVITQLKSATPENYKWQFKWIRIYIQITNTIPRGKVRAPKTVTPVKVASTEDLKAKLEQAKKNIAELESLPPNSYFTHPFFGNLNLKATIWFLKLHTKHHLRIVNDIINKG
- a CDS encoding S9 family peptidase, whose product is MNKKIILFVSLFVALTTQAQLKKITLDEAVLQQGRAFRADGLTGFQWIPNTNKYVFYTDTWTKMKSASTTNDTAVELVSLADINTALGTKLRNFFGLQWIDSNTFMVTENGKYYQYNVTTKTGKQTLQAPETAENNTFDSNKTNLAFTEENNLFILNSKGEKVAVTNETNKGIVSGQSIARNEFGISNGIFWSPKSNYLAFYQKDETEVADYPLLDITETPGKLVNIKYPMIGQKSEKPRVGIYNLTNGKTVFITPRGNQDDYLTNLSWTPDEKYVLIAELNRGQNDMNLNLYDANTGAFIRTILNEKNPRWVEPEHDAFFPNAKSNNFVWFSEKDGFQNLYYYTIEGKLIKQLTNNPFVVKDIIGTNTAGTEIYFKATGPNPTNMLVYKVDLKGKQTLITKDQGVHNVIPSSDGNWFFDEFSNHDTPSKSLLYDKSLKAKTLLVSKNKYEGYEIGTAEIKTIKAADGTTDLYTRLIKPSNFDPTKKYPVLVYVYGGPHAQMITNSYLDGANLWMYWMAEQGYLVFTVDNRGSDNRGFAFESIIHANLGNNEMDDQLKGVDYLKSLPYVDGNRLAVHGWSYGGFMTTSLMLRKADTFKVGVAGGPVIDWKWYEVMYGERYMDTPTENPKGFEENTVYNYVKNLKGKLLLIHGTNDDVVVEQHNLSLVKKFVEAGKQVDYFPYPMHKHNVTGKDRVHLIQKVLNYVIENNK
- a CDS encoding asparagine synthetase B, with product MFKKSLYIFFILLSFSVKANFLLLPMDEVAQKNHLKAYGITYWALDKQYKASWLLNYRGGSFLLPDVPEIRKECQIRGVSFEVVTDGEMQSILEEISSPSQNMETVVLEKAPKIAVYSPPGKQPWDDAVTMVLTYAEIPFKVVYDEEVLSDQLILYDWLHLHHEDFTGQYGKFYGAYRNAPWYIEQKKDAEALAAKLGFPKVSQEKLAVAKKIRDFVIGGGFMFAMCSATDSFDIALAAEGVDICEPMFDGDNSDANYQSQIDYNKTFAFKNFILDRKPEHYEFSDIDMTEKRRIPFEKDYFTLMEFSAKWDVIPSMLCQNHTQLVKGFMGQTTSFDSNLIKSNVLTLGKNELNDEARYIHGQKGKGFFTFYGGHDPEDYQHRVGDEPTVLDLHPTSPGFRLILNNVLFPAARKKPQKT
- the dnaB gene encoding replicative DNA helicase, which gives rise to MENLRNINPIKVDKTTIINLEKGKLPPQAMDLEEAVLGAMMIDKKGVDEVIDILQPDAFYKDAHKHIFEAIFQLFTDSQPIDLLTVSAQLKKNGKLELAGGDFYLIQLTQKISSSAHIEFHSRIILQKYIQRSLIKISSEIIEESYDESTDVFDLLDKAESKLYEVTQGNIKRSSETAQSLVIQAKKRIEEIANKEGLSGVATGFEKLDKVTSGWQPSDLIIIAARPGMGKTAFVLSMARNMAIDFGHPVALFSLEMSSVQLITRLISSETGLSSEKLRTGKLEKHEWEQLSTKVKDLEKAPLYIDDTPSLSIFDLRAKARRLSSQHGIKMIIVDYLQLMTAGGSNGKGGGNREQEISTISRNLKALAKELEVPVIALSQLSRAVETRGSSKRPLLSDLRESGAIEQDADIVSFIYRPEYYKIDEWDDDEQSPTAGQAEFIIAKHRNGSLENIRLKFIGNLGKFDNLEEYGGGFDDLPSRMNSDDNPFFTKNLPSANEAFGSNINSNDDDSDVPF